The window ATGAATAACGACGAAGTGAAAATTATCGAAGAGGAATATAAGCAgttttatgataaattttacTACATAAATGAAAACACATTTTGCATAGATATAAATAtgagtgaagaaaatgaggAGGAGTCCAAAAATATGGTCCCCAAGAAAACGCTAAAACTGGTCATTCAATTTGATGGTCACCATTTCGAAGTATTGAATGAGGATACACATCGAGGAAGTTGCTCCAAAAAAACAGAgtttgaaaatattgaacaaattttcaATACCTTTTGCCCCCTGTCCTTTAAAAAGTTCGTCAGCCAAGGCATCACAAGGAGGTTAAATTCGTCTTTGTAGCTTTTCCgcccaaagggggaagacTCAGCTCGATTGTGCGCCCTGTCCGGGGTCATCGCCCCTACGCGATTTAATTGGCCTCCCAAAATTTTGCCTTAGTGGGGAAAAAGGTGGCgcaaaagagggggaaaaaattgataccaaaagggggaaataattgGTACAAAACGGGGGATAAAGTTggtgaaaattttccattttttccaaatcgCCAAAATTGCCAAATTGCCAAATTGCCAAAAATTGCGAAAGGGACAAACACAGATAAGCATCCTAACGGACTTGCCAAAAAAGACtagcttaaaaaaacaaaaacttTGGCCATCCCCCCTCATTGCGGAAAAGCACTCGAAATTGCCCCTCGTAAAGTTAGTTCAGTTTAAGGAGCATATTACTGATATAATCACCTCTTAAGCGCAGAAGCCACCACCACAACAACGAAAGGCACTTCAGCACGTTACTCTAGCAGGAGGACAAGGTACGCCCACGTTCCAACTAAGCATCCGTCCACAAATGAGCGACTTCGTGAAGGTCGACCTGGTACACAACCTGTacaagaacaaaaaatggaaagaaataaaactgAACAAATTCGAAAGCatagaaaatgtgaagaagaaaatatacacacacacgggCACCCTCCACAACAACATGGAACTCTATGCATATGACGAGCTAAACATAGACAACAGTCAAGTCCACCTGCGTAACGATCACTTATGCCTTAACGATTACCATGTGAAGGATAACTACACCATCTACATACAAGATAAAGACAATGCCGCCCCCAACGACATCATTTATCACATAGATGATGCTGAGAAACTAAACCAACTGAAACACTTCAAATACGAAATGAAGGAAGAGGACTATGACAAGCGGCAGGACACGTTTcgaaattttataaaaaagttgaGGGCGCGTGGGGGAGGGGCTTCCCAAGGGGAGgctccaaatggggagatCCACCTCAATGGGGAAAGCCACCACAACGGGGAGATccacccaaatggggaagaccCCCTGCACAACCCCCCCTACGATGAACAAACCTACCAAATTGGAAACAGGTGCAGAATAAAAATAGGAGACCGCAGAGgcgttttaaaatttgtaggaaaattaaaaaagggaaacgaaATTTTTGTTGGCGTCGATTTAGACGAACCTTTGGGGAACTCCGACGGCACATACCAAAAGAAGTTCTTGTTCGAATGTAAGGGAACCAAATATGGGTATCTTGGAAATATTAACTCTATCGAGGTGGGAgactttccccctttcgacATCATGGATTTAGACGAATTTTAACCCACTATGGAAGACTGTGAataagccttttttttggggggcacCCACATAGCGTGCAAACATTTTACATACTACCCCACGCCGCGGATGGTGAGACCGCAACGAATTCCCAACCCGATACGTAACTGTACACGCATCTTGGGGGGGTTACTCTCTCCGCTTCATTCTCATGTGTGCGCAGTTTTTATCGCCAACATATGGCACGTTAagcgccctttttttttacatttcatcTCTTTTGGCCTCACtcgaaaggggaaacaaaacgGACTTACTGTTAACAGCGGATTGGGCAAACTGCTCATTGGGCTATTGGGGGCTGGCCTTGCATGTCCCCCCAACATTttaattgtatatatatgcccgCCCCCCCCGTTCCACTTCGCCATTTTACTAAAACATCCATTCGTGGGATTAACCCATCtcgggaaaaacaaaacagaaaggGTTGAGTAAGTGTTGCGATGTGAGTGCATAGGAAGGGTAAGCTTCCCACGGAAAactgatttcttttttttttttttttttttttcttccaaatttGTGCAGTGCAAAATAGAGATgagcaaatatttttattaaccccttttaatttttaaaacactgCGCATTGATAAATTGCTGCAATGaataatgaattaaaaattgtgcaaaaatgcaaaaaggcacaaatcTCGACTTCGAAAACATTCatacttttttcctttcttggAAAGGTATGATATTTGTCACCCCCACCACATCCCTTAATTGCGGCGTACTCTTTGGTGAAGCGTtccaatttattttgcttcccctcttGGTAGTGGGCAAAAACTTCAGTTGTCCCCTCCTCGGCGTCCTACCCTCTGCCAAATGCATACGTGCTTGTTGCGTATCCTTATATTCGCACCCGTTCTGTATATTCCCCCTAGTAGTACCGTACTAGTTGTAaatctcccctttttaaaaaatgagtgaTGAAAATGAACAACACAAAGATGCCCTCCTCCAAGAAATGAGTGAGTACAAAAACAACAGCAAGAAGTTCCCCGATATACTGAGAAGTTTCGTAAAGGAGAATATTTCTGACCAGCGGCTCGCAGAAAGGTAAGTATGCCACTCGGTGGAGTCACCCATTTGTGCATGCTATCACTTTGGGGCCGCCTAAAAACGGTCGAGATGCtcaaaaggcagaaaaatcCAAATCACTTGTGCGCCCATCACCCCCCCACACATACACTTTGcagatttttaaaagaatttgatGATTC of the Plasmodium cynomolgi strain B DNA, chromosome 7, whole genome shotgun sequence genome contains:
- a CDS encoding hypothetical protein (putative), yielding MSDFVKVDLVHNLYKNKKWKEIKLNKFESIENVKKKIYTHTGTLHNNMELYAYDELNIDNSQVHLRNDHLCLNDYHVKDNYTIYIQDKDNAAPNDIIYHIDDAEKLNQLKHFKYEMKEEDYDKRQDTFRNFIKKLRARGGGASQGEAPNGEIHLNGESHHNGEIHPNGEDPLHNPPYDEQTYQIGNRCRIKIGDRRGVLKFVGKLKKGNEIFVGVDLDEPLGNSDGTYQKKFLFECKGTKYGYLGNINSIEVGDFPPFDIMDLDEF
- a CDS encoding hypothetical protein (putative) gives rise to the protein MSDENEQHKDALLQEMSEYKNNSKKFPDILRSFVKENISDQRLAERFLKEFDDSYLKVMNLDELELLCSFILKRRNIQVK